One stretch of Candidatus Epulonipiscium sp. DNA includes these proteins:
- the cas4 gene encoding CRISPR-associated protein Cas4: MISGIQHFYFCKRQWALIHMEQQWAENIYTVKGEIFHEKVDDPFIFESRNDYFISRSLPLISYSLGFYGIADAVEFRLNDSGCFISSKNNFYEVIPVEYKVGKPKEDNRDAIQLCIQAMCLEEMFQTSIRTGYLYYGKTRHRRLIEINESLRHEVCDISKKMHEIIEKDIKILPIYSTKCANCSLYNICVPKTKKSYKSVKRYIDTKLTEKD; this comes from the coding sequence ATTTCAGGTATACAACATTTCTACTTTTGTAAACGGCAATGGGCCCTAATACATATGGAACAACAGTGGGCAGAAAACATATATACGGTAAAAGGGGAAATATTCCATGAGAAAGTCGATGATCCATTTATTTTTGAATCAAGAAATGACTATTTTATAAGTAGAAGTTTGCCGCTTATTTCATATAGTTTAGGCTTCTATGGTATTGCAGATGCTGTAGAATTTAGATTAAATGATTCGGGGTGTTTTATTTCTTCTAAGAACAATTTTTATGAGGTTATACCAGTTGAATATAAGGTTGGAAAGCCAAAAGAAGATAATAGAGATGCTATCCAACTTTGTATTCAAGCCATGTGTTTAGAGGAGATGTTTCAGACTTCTATTAGAACTGGATATTTATACTATGGGAAAACCAGGCACAGGCGTCTGATAGAAATAAATGAATCATTACGACATGAGGTTTGTGATATATCGAAAAAAATGCATGAAATTATTGAAAAAGATATAAAAATACTACCTATATACTCGACTAAATGTGCTAATTGTTCTTTATATAATATTTGTGTGCCAAAAACTAAAAAGTCTTATAAGTCAGTTAAGCGTTATATTGATACAAAATTGACTGAGAAGGATTAA
- the cas2 gene encoding CRISPR-associated endonuclease Cas2 codes for MMVVVSYDVATSETGGTKRLRLVAKECVNYGQRVQNSVFECILDPAQFEEFKHKLLKIADLNVDSICFYFLGSNWKNKINHYGVKKKMDIDEPLIL; via the coding sequence ATGATGGTTGTTGTATCCTATGATGTTGCTACTTCAGAAACAGGAGGAACAAAAAGATTAAGACTAGTTGCAAAAGAATGTGTTAATTATGGACAAAGGGTCCAAAATTCGGTGTTCGAATGCATTCTAGATCCAGCTCAATTCGAAGAATTCAAACATAAACTTCTTAAAATAGCTGACTTAAATGTGGATAGTATTTGTTTCTATTTTTTGGGGAGCAACTGGAAAAATAAAATTAATCATTATGGAGTTAAGAAAAAGATGGACATTGATGAGCCACTAATATTATAG
- the cas1c gene encoding type I-C CRISPR-associated endonuclease Cas1, translating to MRKLLSTIYITSTGMGISKEGETIVFKKGKQKIAQFPSHNIEDIVIFEPLTITPALMKMCSEKDIKVSFISYTGRFLVGIQNPTKGNVRLRRKQYRVCDDKNACLEISKNCIIGKIFNSRCVFQRLVRDHKDKIDSKKVNKIVSSLAISINNIDKVKNLDSLRGVEGEAAKNYYSVFSELIFNPDFKNTFRGRNKRPPTDEINALLSFFYTLLAHDCEAALETVGLDPQVGFFHQERPGRSSLALDMMEELRPYIVDRFVVTLINTRQIQLNDFTIKENGAVLLNPEARKRILQVWQKRKQDTITHPFLKEKIEIGLISYSQALLMARYLREDMDGYPPFLMR from the coding sequence ATGAGAAAATTATTAAGTACTATTTATATTACCAGCACTGGAATGGGCATATCTAAAGAGGGAGAAACAATTGTATTTAAAAAGGGAAAACAGAAAATAGCTCAGTTCCCATCTCATAATATTGAGGATATAGTTATCTTTGAACCCTTAACGATTACGCCTGCTCTAATGAAAATGTGCTCTGAAAAGGATATTAAGGTATCTTTTATTTCATATACAGGAAGATTTTTAGTTGGAATACAAAATCCCACTAAAGGAAATGTGAGATTAAGGAGAAAACAATATAGAGTATGTGATGATAAAAATGCCTGTTTAGAGATATCGAAAAACTGTATTATAGGGAAGATTTTCAATAGTAGATGTGTATTTCAAAGATTGGTAAGAGATCACAAAGACAAAATAGATAGTAAGAAAGTAAACAAAATAGTTAGTAGTTTAGCCATATCGATTAATAATATTGATAAAGTGAAGAATCTAGATTCATTACGGGGTGTTGAAGGAGAAGCAGCAAAAAACTACTATAGTGTTTTTTCAGAGCTAATATTTAACCCTGATTTTAAGAATACTTTTAGAGGACGTAATAAAAGACCACCCACAGATGAAATAAATGCCTTATTGTCATTTTTTTATACATTGTTGGCCCATGATTGTGAGGCAGCTCTTGAAACGGTTGGACTAGATCCACAAGTAGGTTTTTTTCACCAAGAAAGACCAGGAAGGTCTTCATTGGCATTAGATATGATGGAAGAACTTAGACCGTATATAGTAGACCGTTTTGTGGTAACGCTTATTAATACTAGGCAGATTCAATTAAATGATTTTACGATTAAGGAAAATGGTGCTGTTTTGTTAAATCCAGAAGCAAGAAAAAGAATTTTACAGGTTTGGCAGAAAAGAAAGCAAGATACTATCACTCATCCTTTTTTGAAAGAAAAAATAGAGATAGGGCTTATTTCATATAGCCAGGCATTATTAATGGCTAGATATCTTAGAGAAGATATGGACGGTTATCCACCATTTCTAATGAGGTGA